The Streptomyces sp. NBC_00286 nucleotide sequence CTCGTCACGCTCGCAGCAGTAGGCAGCTTCCTCGCAGGACTGGTGGCGCTCACACCTGGCGTCACTGTCTGATGTAACGGGTCACATGGCACCTGAAGCTTCCCCTTGATCGTGGACACCTGGAGACTGGGACCGGAGGTTCCAGAGGAAGTAGCACCAGGTGGGAAGCAAGTACACGAAGCGGTACACCGAGGAGTTCAAGCGGGACGCGATCGCGCTCGTCGACTCCTCGGGCAAGACGGTCACCGCCGTCGCCCGGGAACTCGGCATCAGCTCCGAGTCCCTGCGCGGCTGGTACCGCGAGGCCAAGGCAGACCGGGCAGAGGGCGCCCCTAGCGAGCTGACCAGCGCCGAACGCGAAGAGCTCAAGCGGCTGCGCAAAGAAAACCGGGAACAGCAGCAGACGATCGAAATCCTGAAAAAAGCGCCGCCTTCTTCGTGAAGGAGAACGACCGGTGAGCGAGTTGTACCGGTTCATCCACGCGGAGAAGGCGAACGACCCGATCGTTCTGCTGTGCCGGGCGCTGCAAGTGGCCCGCTCCTCCTACTACGCCTGGCGCGATGGCGAGGCCGCCCGCCGCAAGCGCCAGGCGGCCGACGACACGCTCGCGCACGAGATCACCGTGCTGCACATCGCCTCCCGGAAGACCTATGCCTCCCGCGCATCCACGCCGAACTGCGGCGCTTGGGGCAGCGGGTGAACCGCAAGCGCATCGCCCGCATCATGCGCGAACGCGACATCCGCGGCGTCACCCGGCGCAAGCACCGCTCGCTGACCCGGCCGGACAAGAAGGCGAAGCCGGCCCCGGATCTCATCGGCCGCGACTTCCACGCCGAGCGTCCCGGCATCAAGCTGGTCGGCGACATCACTTACCTGCCGACCGCCGAGGGCTGGCTTTACCTCGCCTGCTGGCTGGACCTGGCCACCCGCGAGGTCGTCGGCTATGCCATGGCCGACCACCACCGCGCCGAACTCGTCATCGACGCTCTCGACATGGCCCACGGCCGCAGCGGACTGGAGCCCGACTGCGTGATCCACAGCGATCGCGGCAGCGAGTACACCTCGGCCCAATTCTGCGACCGACTACGTGAGTTGGGGCTTCGGCAGAGCTACGGGCGCACCGGATCTTGTTTCGACAATGCCGCCGCGGAGAGCTTCTGGGCCCTGCTCAAGGAGGAGATCGGCACCCGCACCTGGCCCGACCGGGCCACCGCCCGCGCCGAGGTCTTCAACTTCATCGAGACCTTCTACAACCGCCGCCGCCTACGCAAGCACAAGACCTTCGGCTACCTCACCCCGGCCGAGACCAGGCAGCGCCATCAACACGCCCTCGCGGCGTAACCATCACGTGTCCAAGATCACGGGGAAACTTCACTACCAGGCGTACCCCAAAGCTTAAAGTTCCTCTGCTCGACCTCGGAGTGCGGACGCAGATAGTTTCCTAGATCGTTAATGCACCAGACGTCATTAGGCGAAGATCACGAGCGCCCCGGCGGCCTCATGGGAGACATCGCCGGGGCGGACGTACTACGGGACTGCGGGTGTACTACGGAACCGCGGAGTCAGGAACCGGTCTTGGCCGCGCGGCGGCGTCGGGTCCCGATGATGATCGCGCCACCGGCCGCGAGGAGCACCGCGGCGCCGGCCGCGAGCGGCATGGTGGCGCTGCTGCCGCCGGTCTCGGCGAGGGGCGGATTGGAGCCGTTGGGCGTCGGCGCGGCAGGCGGGGTGGACGACTCGGACTCGGAGGGGGTCGGGCTCGACGGAGTCTCGGAGGCGGGCGGGGGCGTCTCGGATGCCGGGGTGGTCGGCGTCGGCGGCTGGGCGGGCTCGGGGGCCGTCGGAGTCGGGGTGCCCGGCGTTTCGGACGGCTGTTGCGTGCAGTCCTTCGTGCCGCCGTTCCATGCGGCGATCAGCTTGTCTTTAATGACCGGGCGGTCCGGGCCCTTGGGCACGTCGCCGTGCTCGAAACCGTCGTTCGCGTCGAAGTGGCCGTCGAACTTGACGGCGCCGCGGTACAGGTCGATCTGCGCAAAGCAGCCCGCGTC carries:
- a CDS encoding transposase → MGSKYTKRYTEEFKRDAIALVDSSGKTVTAVARELGISSESLRGWYREAKADRAEGAPSELTSAEREELKRLRKENREQQQTIEILKKAPPSS
- a CDS encoding IS3 family transposase — translated: MPGAASGPLLLLRLARWRGRPPQAPGGRRHARARDHRAAHRLPEDLCLPRIHAELRRLGQRVNRKRIARIMRERDIRGVTRRKHRSLTRPDKKAKPAPDLIGRDFHAERPGIKLVGDITYLPTAEGWLYLACWLDLATREVVGYAMADHHRAELVIDALDMAHGRSGLEPDCVIHSDRGSEYTSAQFCDRLRELGLRQSYGRTGSCFDNAAAESFWALLKEEIGTRTWPDRATARAEVFNFIETFYNRRRLRKHKTFGYLTPAETRQRHQHALAA
- a CDS encoding LAETG motif-containing sortase-dependent surface protein; this translates as MSIARRVTLRRLLGTGAAAITLCAASATGAWATGTPGGDGWKSGDGYKPGTGAGTKTETDRCQFSLDGTNFYDSVKVDDQNLKPSDDGKVHVTVRTAGDATTCTASLAAYRAHGATFEASGLQVFHDFDSVTVKPGATGSLDIAVPDAGCFAQIDLYRGAVKFDGHFDANDGFEHGDVPKGPDRPVIKDKLIAAWNGGTKDCTQQPSETPGTPTPTAPEPAQPPTPTTPASETPPPASETPSSPTPSESESSTPPAAPTPNGSNPPLAETGGSSATMPLAAGAAVLLAAGGAIIIGTRRRRAAKTGS